In the genome of Streptomyces collinus, one region contains:
- a CDS encoding glycoside hydrolase family 32 protein: MSTTPRDPHRPVAHLRPPHNWINDPNGLVFHDGHYHVCYQYNPYGATHANLHWGHFRSPDLLTWEPLPVALSPTPGGPDADGCFSGNAVSDGERLVAFYSAHREDRSFQHQPVTTAVSHDGGRTFTPRGELLIPELPEGCAMYRDPYVWQDGDLWRMLVGAALADGRAAALLYDSPDLETWTCRGPFAARHPEPVGGTALHSGEGWECPQYLPAADGHGALIFGTWTEPTGPLSVAALIGEEHEGHFAAGPAVPADHGPDCYAPALLHAPGDRWLLWNWAWEARDETWAVADGWAGVLTLPREVHVHDDGTLRQRPAAELLGLRGRHTLHSAGATDGPQPVDLGTVGRAFDLTVCLEPTGNAALRLVTTPDGAEYLDIRLDVDAGDLVVDRDHASLDSRARGGSHRMPCPADRPVDLRVVVDHSIVEIFLTTTGQVLTLRFYPTGQSPWRLQARTAPGTRLGFAVDAWELHPLMIKEPSTSAAESAPTSP, translated from the coding sequence GTGTCCACCACACCCCGCGATCCGCACCGCCCCGTGGCGCACCTGCGCCCGCCCCACAACTGGATCAACGACCCCAACGGACTGGTCTTCCACGACGGCCACTACCACGTCTGCTACCAGTACAACCCGTACGGAGCGACCCACGCGAACCTGCACTGGGGCCACTTCCGCAGCCCCGACCTGCTGACCTGGGAGCCACTGCCGGTCGCCCTCTCCCCGACCCCAGGTGGCCCGGACGCCGACGGATGTTTCTCGGGCAACGCCGTCTCCGACGGCGAACGGCTGGTCGCTTTCTACTCCGCGCACCGCGAGGACCGCTCCTTCCAGCACCAGCCGGTCACCACCGCCGTCTCACACGACGGCGGCCGCACCTTCACCCCGCGGGGCGAACTGCTCATCCCCGAGCTGCCCGAGGGCTGCGCCATGTACCGCGACCCGTATGTCTGGCAGGACGGCGACCTCTGGCGGATGCTGGTCGGCGCCGCCCTCGCGGACGGCCGCGCCGCCGCCCTCCTGTACGACTCGCCGGATCTGGAGACGTGGACGTGCCGGGGGCCCTTCGCGGCCCGTCACCCGGAGCCCGTAGGCGGCACCGCACTGCATTCCGGCGAGGGCTGGGAGTGCCCCCAGTACCTTCCGGCGGCCGACGGGCACGGCGCCCTCATCTTCGGTACATGGACCGAACCCACCGGCCCGCTGAGCGTCGCGGCCCTGATCGGCGAGGAGCACGAGGGCCACTTCGCAGCCGGCCCGGCGGTCCCCGCCGACCACGGCCCAGACTGCTACGCACCGGCCCTGCTGCACGCACCGGGCGACCGGTGGCTGCTGTGGAACTGGGCGTGGGAAGCGCGCGACGAGACCTGGGCCGTCGCGGACGGATGGGCCGGCGTCCTCACGCTGCCCCGCGAGGTCCATGTCCACGACGACGGCACACTGCGCCAGCGGCCCGCCGCCGAACTGCTCGGCCTGCGCGGTCGGCACACCCTCCACTCCGCAGGCGCGACGGACGGCCCACAGCCGGTGGACCTGGGCACGGTGGGCCGCGCCTTCGACCTGACGGTCTGCCTGGAGCCGACCGGGAACGCCGCTCTGCGGCTGGTCACCACCCCGGACGGCGCCGAGTACCTCGACATCCGTCTCGACGTCGATGCGGGCGACCTGGTCGTCGACCGTGACCACGCGTCACTGGACAGCCGGGCCCGCGGCGGCTCCCACCGGATGCCCTGCCCGGCAGACCGACCCGTCGATCTGCGCGTGGTCGTCGACCACTCCATCGTCGAGATTTTTCTGACCACCACCGGTCAGGTCCTCACCCTGCGCTTCTACCCCACAGGGCAGAGCCCATGGCGACTACAGGCCCGCACCGCGCCGGGGACTCGCCTCGGCTTCGCGGTCGACGCCTGGGAACTGCACCCGCTCATGATCAAGGAACCGAGCACCAGCGCCGCGGAATCGGCGCCGACGTCGCCGTAG
- a CDS encoding glycoside hydrolase family 3 N-terminal domain-containing protein codes for MGQPVRTTVYLDPEATVEARTEDLLSRMTLPEKVGQLLMLDAQHGDLADIVSAKLAGSVLHVSPDLMPQAMELARRTRLGIPLLTADDGIHGHSFWPGATIFPTQLAMACAWDPALLHRVARAAATEIAATGIHGTFSPVLCITRDLRWGRINETFGEDPFLIGELGAAMVRGYQGEGLGDPTAVLAYAKHFAGYSETLGGRDASEADLSPRKLRSWFLPPFEQAVRAGCRAFMLGYQSIDGVPITANEWLINGVLKGEWGFTGTLVTDWDNVGRMVYDQRTCADYAEAAAVAVNSGNDLVMATPAFFEGAQEAVARGLVEEKQIDDAVRRVLRLKFELGLFEDPRTPDPERQAQVIGCRAHADLNLETARRSLVLLRNEGILPLEGGLTSDGTGRAVSGGTPRTIAVIGPNADSTEAMLGDWAGATGQVPWMPEGHPRESVETVLDGLRAVAPAEWTIAYARGADIASPVRDAGWSLGPDGQPQPDVFTPAPVDQAQLAEAVAAAEAADYAVVVVGDTIALTGEVRSTATLDLQGGQIALLDAVAATGTPMIVVLAQSKPSTLPDSALNAAALIEAFNPGMRGGRAVAELLLGLIEPSGRLPVSFARHVGQQPVFYNQVRGQHGNRYADLTQDPLFAFGEGLTYTTVTYSDLVVHDPDVPADGTVHATVRLTNSGSRPALETVQAYISDLTTSVTWAEQELKAFTQVEIAPGESLDADVSIPAAQCSLVTADNRRVVEPGEFALRVGPSSRREQQLSAGFRIRG; via the coding sequence GTGGGACAGCCGGTCCGCACCACCGTGTACCTGGACCCGGAAGCGACCGTGGAAGCGAGAACCGAAGACCTGCTGTCACGGATGACTCTGCCGGAGAAGGTCGGGCAGTTGCTGATGCTCGACGCGCAACACGGGGACCTGGCGGACATCGTGTCGGCCAAGCTGGCCGGATCGGTCCTGCACGTGTCACCCGACCTGATGCCGCAGGCCATGGAACTGGCCCGGCGGACGCGGCTCGGCATTCCGCTGCTGACCGCCGACGACGGCATCCACGGTCACTCGTTTTGGCCCGGGGCGACGATCTTTCCGACCCAGCTGGCCATGGCCTGTGCCTGGGATCCGGCCCTGCTCCACCGGGTGGCCCGCGCGGCCGCGACCGAGATCGCGGCGACCGGAATCCACGGGACGTTCTCCCCGGTGCTGTGCATCACCCGGGACCTGCGCTGGGGCCGGATCAACGAGACGTTCGGCGAGGACCCGTTCCTGATCGGTGAACTCGGGGCGGCGATGGTGCGCGGCTATCAGGGCGAGGGCCTCGGCGACCCGACCGCCGTGCTGGCGTACGCCAAGCACTTCGCGGGCTACTCCGAGACCCTCGGCGGGCGTGACGCGAGCGAGGCCGATCTCAGCCCGCGCAAGCTGCGCTCGTGGTTCCTGCCGCCGTTCGAGCAGGCGGTCCGGGCCGGCTGCCGCGCGTTCATGCTCGGGTACCAGTCGATCGACGGGGTGCCCATCACCGCGAACGAGTGGCTGATCAACGGTGTGCTCAAGGGCGAGTGGGGATTCACCGGCACGCTGGTGACCGACTGGGACAACGTCGGCCGGATGGTCTACGACCAGCGGACCTGCGCCGACTACGCCGAGGCGGCGGCGGTCGCCGTCAACTCCGGGAACGACCTCGTCATGGCCACCCCCGCCTTCTTCGAGGGCGCGCAGGAGGCGGTCGCCCGCGGCCTGGTCGAGGAGAAGCAGATCGATGACGCGGTACGGCGGGTGCTGCGGCTGAAGTTCGAACTCGGGCTCTTCGAGGACCCGCGCACCCCCGATCCCGAGCGGCAGGCCCAGGTGATCGGCTGCCGTGCCCACGCCGACCTCAACCTGGAGACCGCCCGCCGCTCCCTGGTGCTGCTGCGTAACGAAGGAATCCTGCCCCTGGAAGGCGGGCTGACCTCGGACGGAACCGGCCGCGCAGTGAGCGGGGGTACTCCGCGGACGATCGCGGTGATCGGCCCCAACGCCGACAGCACGGAAGCCATGCTCGGCGACTGGGCGGGCGCCACCGGCCAGGTCCCGTGGATGCCCGAAGGCCATCCACGGGAGTCGGTGGAGACGGTGCTCGACGGCCTTCGCGCCGTCGCGCCCGCCGAGTGGACCATCGCGTACGCACGCGGAGCCGACATCGCAAGCCCCGTCCGGGACGCCGGGTGGTCCCTCGGCCCGGACGGCCAACCGCAGCCGGACGTCTTCACCCCCGCCCCCGTCGACCAGGCGCAACTTGCGGAGGCCGTCGCCGCCGCCGAGGCCGCCGACTACGCCGTCGTGGTCGTGGGGGACACCATCGCCCTCACCGGAGAGGTGCGCTCCACGGCCACGCTCGACCTCCAGGGAGGCCAGATCGCACTGCTGGACGCGGTCGCCGCCACCGGCACACCCATGATCGTCGTACTCGCCCAGTCCAAGCCGAGCACCCTCCCGGACTCGGCACTGAACGCGGCCGCGCTCATCGAGGCGTTCAACCCGGGCATGCGCGGTGGCCGCGCCGTCGCCGAACTGCTCCTCGGACTCATCGAACCCAGCGGCCGGCTGCCCGTCTCCTTCGCACGGCACGTCGGGCAGCAGCCGGTCTTCTACAACCAGGTGCGGGGCCAGCACGGGAACCGCTACGCCGACCTCACCCAGGACCCCCTGTTCGCGTTCGGCGAGGGCCTCACCTACACCACCGTCACCTACTCCGACCTCGTCGTGCACGACCCGGACGTCCCCGCCGACGGCACAGTCCACGCGACGGTACGACTCACCAACAGCGGCAGCCGTCCCGCCCTGGAGACGGTCCAGGCGTACATCAGCGACCTGACCACCAGCGTCACCTGGGCCGAGCAGGAGCTGAAGGCGTTCACCCAGGTCGAAATCGCTCCCGGAGAAAGCCTGGACGCCGACGTCAGCATCCCTGCCGCGCAGTGCTCACTCGTCACGGCCGACAACCGCCGCGTGGTCGAACCGGGCGAGTTCGCACTCCGGGTCGGGCCCAGCTCCCGACGGGAGCAGCAGCTGAGCGCTGGATTCCGCATCCGAGGCTGA
- a CDS encoding carbohydrate ABC transporter permease, whose protein sequence is MSTLSTLPTPHPDTDRVLRRRRIRRTWGQPWLYLPLGGALLLMIAPFLWMFSGSFKPEADIRRVPPVLIPTAPTTANYGELFNSLDFTSMFANSVSVALAVTAGNLIFCSMLGYALAKLEFRGQRAVFLLVMGTLMIPGLVTFVPLYVLVANMQLTGSLLGLILPFLAGPFGVFLMRQFISTLPDELIDAARVDGCRELAIFWKIILPLTKPALATLGIITFLGSWNNFLWPLVVAQNESQYTLPVGLALASSGQSFTRFGILLAGAVVVLLPVMLVFLFFQRQFVAGIATTGLK, encoded by the coding sequence ATGAGCACCCTCTCCACTCTCCCCACGCCACACCCGGACACGGACCGCGTACTGAGGCGTCGCCGCATCCGCCGGACCTGGGGTCAGCCCTGGCTGTACCTGCCGCTCGGCGGCGCCCTGCTGCTCATGATCGCGCCGTTCCTGTGGATGTTCTCCGGCTCCTTCAAGCCCGAGGCGGACATCCGCAGAGTGCCACCGGTCCTGATACCCACGGCGCCCACGACGGCCAACTACGGTGAACTGTTCAACTCGCTCGACTTCACGAGCATGTTCGCCAACTCCGTGAGCGTGGCCCTGGCCGTCACCGCGGGCAACCTGATCTTCTGCTCGATGCTCGGATACGCCCTGGCCAAGCTGGAGTTCCGCGGGCAGCGCGCCGTCTTCCTGCTGGTCATGGGGACGCTCATGATCCCCGGCCTGGTCACCTTCGTACCGCTGTACGTGCTGGTGGCCAACATGCAGCTGACCGGCTCCCTGTTGGGGCTGATCCTGCCGTTCCTCGCCGGCCCCTTCGGGGTGTTCCTGATGCGGCAGTTCATCTCCACCCTGCCCGACGAGCTGATCGACGCCGCCCGCGTCGACGGCTGCCGCGAACTGGCCATCTTCTGGAAGATCATCCTGCCGCTGACCAAGCCGGCCCTGGCCACCCTCGGGATCATCACCTTCCTCGGCTCCTGGAACAACTTCCTGTGGCCCCTGGTCGTGGCCCAGAACGAGAGCCAGTACACCCTTCCCGTCGGCCTCGCCCTGGCCAGCAGCGGACAGTCCTTCACCCGCTTCGGCATCCTGCTCGCCGGCGCGGTGGTCGTCCTGCTGCCGGTGATGCTCGTCTTCCTCTTCTTCCAGCGCCAGTTCGTGGCCGGTATCGCCACCACCGGCCTGAAGTGA
- a CDS encoding carbohydrate ABC transporter permease yields the protein MTSMSTKTLPGRGDTDQQSTAGPERRAARRGFALRVLARGRQARAAWILAAPFLALFATFMLLPLVWSLLMSLTDTSSADLRTPLNVSFIGLDNYVRLFQDEQFFTALRNTAVFVLVALPLTLAAGLAAAVALDRGIRRFRAVFRVGFYLPVITSIVAVAVVWKTLLEPRAGLVNLVLGWFGIDGPAWLADTRFALPVMIVMAVWRNLGTVMIIMLAGLQSVPQSLMEAAELDGAGAWQRFWRVTFPLLRPALLLTAVTTGIGYLQFFDEPFVMTDGGPLDSTLSATLYAYKQFGNGNYEMASAASYVIFVLIVVLTVLQFRVLRDKD from the coding sequence ATGACATCCATGTCCACGAAAACGCTCCCCGGGCGGGGCGACACCGACCAGCAGAGCACCGCGGGGCCGGAGCGGCGTGCCGCACGCCGGGGATTCGCGCTTCGGGTCCTGGCACGCGGCAGGCAGGCCCGGGCCGCCTGGATCCTCGCCGCGCCCTTCCTCGCACTGTTCGCGACCTTCATGCTGCTGCCGTTGGTCTGGTCGCTGCTGATGAGTCTGACCGACACCAGCAGCGCCGACCTGCGCACACCCCTGAACGTGTCGTTCATCGGCCTCGACAACTACGTGCGGCTCTTCCAGGACGAGCAGTTCTTCACGGCCCTGCGCAACACGGCCGTGTTCGTCCTGGTGGCCCTGCCGCTGACGCTGGCCGCCGGGCTCGCCGCGGCGGTCGCCCTCGACCGCGGTATCCGGCGCTTCCGGGCCGTCTTCCGGGTCGGCTTCTACCTGCCGGTGATCACCAGCATCGTGGCCGTCGCCGTGGTGTGGAAGACGCTCCTCGAACCTCGCGCGGGCCTGGTGAACCTCGTCCTGGGCTGGTTCGGGATCGACGGACCGGCCTGGCTGGCGGACACCCGCTTCGCTCTTCCCGTCATGATCGTGATGGCGGTGTGGCGCAACCTCGGCACCGTCATGATCATCATGCTGGCAGGTCTGCAGTCCGTTCCCCAGTCCCTGATGGAGGCCGCCGAACTCGACGGCGCCGGGGCCTGGCAGCGGTTCTGGCGGGTCACCTTCCCGCTCCTGCGTCCGGCCCTGCTGCTGACCGCCGTGACCACGGGCATCGGCTATCTGCAGTTCTTCGACGAGCCGTTCGTGATGACCGACGGCGGACCGCTGGACTCCACCCTGTCGGCCACGTTGTACGCCTACAAGCAGTTCGGCAACGGCAATTACGAGATGGCGTCGGCCGCCAGCTACGTCATTTTCGTCCTCATCGTGGTGCTGACCGTGCTGCAGTTCCGCGTGCTGCGAGACAAGGACTGA
- a CDS encoding extracellular solute-binding protein, translated as MRITTRHSVRTVQTLCVTVTAALVATGCGRSEDSAPGKDAPAQIGAGKAKGTVVMWNLGDIEPALKELAKKFEQKNPDADVKITAVPWDGAHDKLTTAIAGGNTPDMSMIGSTWMPEMAAMNGFQATPASIKSSDFYPGQWDTTKYKNTSYGVPFTADTTVVYYRTDLTEKAGIKGALAGDREGYLKDLKAIQATAGKQNPKLRHATGLLMGFNSWIFWVPMVWQQGGDIYDAKTKKFTFDTPEVAKALEYWASVPKGGLAPTDRSDNVQGFRDGLIATYQEAAWAGASFHKDAPELDGKWKTMPVPYSEQPAGFAGGTDLAVFKEAENPDAAWKFARFLTEPANLATYAKATGGLPASPQAWTDGNLSADENMKPFDEQLKVSKAPPAITTWQQIADAIDSELEKLALGKATVAEVQKALQSKTTSIGTGR; from the coding sequence ATGCGCATAACAACCCGGCACTCTGTCAGAACCGTCCAGACCCTGTGCGTCACCGTCACGGCGGCCCTGGTGGCCACCGGCTGTGGCCGGAGCGAGGATTCCGCCCCCGGCAAGGACGCGCCCGCCCAGATCGGCGCGGGCAAGGCCAAGGGGACGGTGGTCATGTGGAACCTGGGCGACATCGAACCCGCCCTGAAGGAACTGGCCAAGAAGTTCGAGCAAAAGAACCCGGACGCCGACGTCAAGATCACCGCGGTCCCGTGGGACGGCGCCCACGACAAGCTGACCACCGCGATAGCCGGCGGCAACACGCCGGACATGTCCATGATCGGGAGCACCTGGATGCCCGAGATGGCCGCCATGAACGGCTTCCAGGCCACCCCGGCGTCGATCAAGTCGTCGGACTTCTACCCCGGCCAGTGGGACACCACCAAGTACAAGAACACCTCCTACGGCGTCCCGTTCACCGCCGACACCACGGTGGTCTACTACCGGACCGACCTCACCGAGAAGGCCGGTATCAAGGGCGCCCTGGCCGGCGACCGGGAGGGGTACCTGAAGGACCTCAAGGCCATCCAGGCCACCGCCGGGAAGCAGAACCCCAAGCTGCGCCATGCCACCGGGCTGCTGATGGGCTTCAACTCCTGGATTTTCTGGGTGCCGATGGTCTGGCAGCAGGGCGGTGACATCTACGACGCCAAGACCAAGAAGTTCACCTTCGATACGCCCGAGGTCGCCAAGGCGCTGGAGTACTGGGCAAGCGTCCCGAAGGGGGGCCTGGCGCCGACCGACAGGTCTGACAACGTGCAGGGCTTCCGGGACGGGCTGATCGCCACCTATCAGGAGGCAGCGTGGGCCGGTGCCAGCTTCCACAAGGACGCCCCGGAACTGGACGGCAAGTGGAAGACCATGCCGGTGCCCTACTCCGAGCAGCCCGCCGGGTTCGCCGGCGGCACCGACCTGGCGGTGTTCAAGGAGGCCGAGAACCCCGACGCGGCATGGAAGTTCGCCCGGTTCCTGACCGAGCCCGCCAACCTCGCGACCTATGCCAAGGCCACCGGCGGCCTGCCTGCCTCGCCCCAGGCGTGGACGGACGGGAACCTGAGCGCGGACGAGAACATGAAGCCGTTCGACGAGCAGCTCAAGGTCAGCAAGGCGCCGCCCGCCATCACGACCTGGCAGCAGATCGCCGACGCCATCGACTCCGAACTGGAGAAGCTGGCCCTCGGCAAGGCCACCGTCGCCGAGGTGCAGAAGGCACTGCAGTCCAAGACCACCAGCATCGGCACCGGCCGCTGA
- a CDS encoding LacI family DNA-binding transcriptional regulator: MGVTIADVAAHAGVSKTTVSRVLNAKGEINENTVLKVRQAISELGYVPSAGAVGLARGTTQMIGMLVPDMAWAWAGIVQAVVETLETEGFGLRMLTVNRGEESLRRLGLQVAAKSFDGLLVIEPEGALAAITELHEAGLPVVLIDDRFQRPGFPYVATTNREGGEQAARHLLDLGRRRPLVVTGPEEYGCTQERLGGFVDVYAQAGIELDQRRIIRGDFLFESSRSAIAQALADGAEFDAVFGHNDPSAAGVLAALHEAGLRIPQDVAVVGFDDIELASYTYPALTTIRQPMREMGEAAARLLLDHVRRSPQAASARIIPTSLVVRGSTLEPSAN; the protein is encoded by the coding sequence ATGGGAGTCACCATCGCTGACGTCGCCGCACATGCCGGGGTCAGCAAGACGACGGTCTCGCGGGTGCTGAACGCCAAGGGTGAGATCAACGAGAACACCGTCCTGAAGGTCCGCCAGGCGATCTCGGAGCTCGGCTATGTGCCGAGCGCCGGGGCAGTGGGGCTCGCACGCGGTACGACGCAGATGATCGGCATGCTGGTCCCTGACATGGCCTGGGCCTGGGCCGGCATCGTGCAGGCGGTCGTCGAGACGCTGGAGACCGAGGGCTTCGGACTGCGCATGCTGACCGTGAACCGCGGTGAGGAGTCGCTGCGCAGGCTGGGTCTGCAGGTTGCTGCCAAGTCGTTCGACGGTCTGCTGGTGATAGAGCCCGAGGGTGCTCTGGCGGCCATCACGGAACTGCATGAAGCCGGACTTCCGGTGGTGCTGATCGACGACCGTTTCCAGCGGCCGGGGTTCCCTTACGTGGCCACCACCAATCGGGAGGGCGGTGAGCAGGCGGCGCGCCACCTGCTGGACCTCGGCCGCCGTCGCCCGCTGGTGGTGACCGGTCCCGAGGAGTACGGCTGCACTCAGGAACGGCTGGGCGGCTTCGTCGACGTCTATGCGCAGGCCGGGATCGAGCTCGACCAACGCCGCATCATCCGCGGCGACTTCCTGTTCGAGAGCAGCCGGAGCGCAATCGCGCAGGCTCTCGCGGACGGGGCGGAGTTCGACGCGGTCTTCGGGCACAACGACCCCTCGGCGGCCGGCGTGCTCGCCGCCTTGCACGAGGCCGGCCTTCGGATTCCGCAGGATGTCGCCGTGGTGGGGTTCGATGACATCGAGCTGGCGTCGTACACCTATCCGGCATTGACCACCATCCGCCAGCCGATGCGGGAGATGGGCGAGGCAGCGGCCCGTCTGCTGCTCGACCACGTGCGCAGATCGCCGCAGGCCGCCTCCGCGCGCATCATTCCCACCAGCCTCGTGGTCCGTGGCTCGACGTTAGAGCCAAGCGCGAACTGA
- a CDS encoding GH32 C-terminal domain-containing protein produces the protein MSSVRVSRHARMRLMAAVATVCALSAAPLAPQAVAADTSPYTETYRPQFHFTPEKNWMNDPNGLVYYKGEYHLFYQHNPNGNSFGDISWGHAVSKDLVHWKELPIALSHDDEELVFSGSAVVDWNNTTGFGTRKNPPMVAIYTSAYKDGSKQAQSLAYSTDRGRTWTKYRGNPVIDIGSKDFRDPKVQWYAPTKSWLMTVSLSKDHKVRFYSSKNLKDWELLSEFGPAGSTAGVWECPDLFPLAVDGDPDNIKWVLVVNINPGGIAGGSGSQYFIGDFDGKKFTAEDKGTYTPPTGTVLQDFEGTDFGSWTTTGTAFGQGPATGAVDWQGAVSGFDGKGLANSFHGGDGATGTLTSPEFTVGSPYLNFKIGGGRHPHEAGTVLDRTPPEGKVLADFEGGTYGAWTATGNAFGTAPATGTLPDQGQVSGFLGDGLANTYLNGDSTTGTLTSPEFTIDKKHINFLIGGGNHPADSDNPTAVELLVDGQVVRSATGKDAEALNWASWDVSDLAGKKAQIKIVDNNSGGWGHLNVDHIVMSDALATPVSQETSVNLLVDGQVVRSATGTDSESLDWASFDMRPYVGKKAQIQVVDMNTAGWGHVMADQFTAADKPAKSAVQLTDWTDYGKDYYAAVSWENAPGGKRYMIGWTNNWDYAGSIPTSPWRGAQSIPREMALRTVDGRVRLTSKPVNSVNSLREKRPTTATGVTVKSTSKPLIAPAAKGKALDIEATFSLKDAERFGLKVRTGTGGEETVIGYDTTTQALYVDRTRSGAADFHNAFSDAFSNSVQTAPLRPKNGKIKLRILVDWSSVEVFGGNGEAVITDQIFPDPSSTGVEVFADGGAATLERMQAWQLRSIWR, from the coding sequence ATGAGCTCTGTACGCGTATCCCGGCATGCCCGCATGCGGTTGATGGCGGCGGTGGCAACGGTCTGCGCCCTGTCCGCCGCGCCGCTCGCCCCCCAGGCCGTCGCTGCCGACACCTCGCCGTACACCGAGACCTACAGACCCCAGTTCCACTTCACTCCGGAGAAGAACTGGATGAACGACCCCAACGGCCTCGTCTACTACAAGGGCGAATACCACCTCTTCTACCAGCACAACCCGAACGGCAACTCCTTCGGCGACATCTCCTGGGGGCACGCGGTGAGCAAGGACCTCGTGCACTGGAAGGAGCTGCCGATCGCCCTGTCGCACGACGACGAGGAGTTGGTGTTCTCCGGCAGCGCGGTCGTCGACTGGAACAACACCACCGGTTTCGGCACGAGGAAGAACCCACCCATGGTGGCGATCTACACCAGCGCCTACAAGGACGGCAGCAAGCAGGCCCAGTCGCTCGCCTACAGCACCGACCGCGGCCGCACCTGGACCAAGTACCGGGGCAATCCCGTCATCGACATCGGCTCCAAGGACTTCCGCGACCCCAAGGTCCAGTGGTATGCGCCGACCAAGAGCTGGCTCATGACGGTCTCGCTGTCCAAAGACCACAAGGTGCGGTTCTACTCGTCCAAGAACCTCAAGGACTGGGAGCTGCTCAGCGAGTTCGGGCCTGCTGGTTCGACGGCGGGCGTGTGGGAGTGCCCCGACCTGTTCCCCCTCGCGGTCGACGGCGACCCGGACAACATCAAGTGGGTGCTGGTCGTCAACATCAACCCCGGGGGCATCGCAGGCGGTTCGGGCTCGCAGTACTTCATCGGCGACTTCGACGGCAAGAAGTTCACGGCCGAGGACAAGGGCACCTACACCCCGCCCACCGGCACAGTGCTGCAGGACTTCGAGGGAACCGACTTCGGTTCGTGGACGACCACCGGCACCGCCTTCGGCCAGGGACCGGCAACCGGGGCGGTGGACTGGCAGGGGGCGGTCTCCGGCTTCGACGGCAAGGGCCTCGCCAACAGCTTCCACGGCGGTGACGGCGCCACCGGCACCCTGACCTCGCCCGAATTCACTGTTGGCAGCCCCTACTTGAACTTCAAGATCGGCGGCGGGCGGCATCCGCACGAGGCCGGAACCGTCCTGGACAGGACTCCTCCCGAGGGGAAGGTCCTCGCCGACTTCGAAGGCGGCACCTACGGCGCCTGGACAGCGACCGGGAACGCCTTCGGCACCGCACCAGCCACCGGCACCCTCCCCGACCAGGGCCAGGTCTCCGGCTTCCTGGGAGACGGGCTGGCCAACACCTACCTGAACGGCGACTCCACCACCGGCACCCTCACCTCACCCGAATTCACCATCGACAAGAAGCACATCAACTTCCTCATCGGCGGCGGCAACCACCCGGCCGACTCCGACAACCCCACCGCCGTCGAACTCCTCGTCGACGGCCAGGTCGTCCGCAGCGCCACCGGAAAGGACGCGGAAGCGCTCAACTGGGCCTCCTGGGACGTCAGCGACCTCGCCGGCAAGAAGGCGCAGATCAAGATCGTCGACAACAACAGCGGCGGCTGGGGCCACCTCAACGTCGACCACATCGTGATGTCCGACGCCTTGGCCACGCCTGTCTCCCAGGAGACGTCCGTCAACCTGCTCGTCGACGGCCAGGTCGTCCGCAGCGCCACCGGCACCGACAGCGAGAGCCTGGACTGGGCCTCATTCGACATGCGCCCGTACGTCGGCAAGAAGGCGCAGATCCAGGTCGTCGACATGAACACCGCCGGCTGGGGCCACGTCATGGCCGACCAGTTCACCGCCGCTGACAAGCCCGCCAAGTCCGCCGTCCAGCTCACCGACTGGACCGACTACGGCAAGGACTACTACGCCGCGGTGTCCTGGGAGAACGCGCCGGGCGGCAAGCGCTACATGATCGGCTGGACGAACAACTGGGACTACGCCGGCTCCATCCCCACCTCCCCCTGGCGCGGCGCCCAGAGCATCCCCCGCGAGATGGCCCTGCGCACCGTCGACGGCCGCGTCCGGCTGACCAGCAAGCCGGTGAACAGCGTGAACTCCCTGAGGGAGAAGCGCCCGACAACCGCGACCGGCGTCACGGTCAAGAGCACCTCCAAGCCCTTGATCGCCCCGGCGGCCAAGGGCAAGGCGCTCGACATCGAGGCGACCTTTTCCCTCAAGGACGCCGAACGCTTCGGCCTGAAGGTGCGCACCGGAACAGGCGGCGAGGAGACCGTCATCGGCTACGACACCACGACCCAGGCGCTGTACGTCGACCGCACCCGCTCCGGCGCCGCTGACTTCCACAACGCCTTCTCCGACGCCTTCTCCAACAGCGTCCAGACCGCGCCCCTGAGGCCCAAGAACGGCAAGATCAAGCTTCGCATCCTCGTCGACTGGTCATCCGTCGAGGTCTTCGGCGGCAACGGCGAGGCAGTGATCACCGACCAGATCTTCCCCGACCCCTCCAGCACCGGCGTCGAGGTCTTCGCCGATGGCGGCGCCGCCACCCTCGAGCGCATGCAGGCGTGGCAGCTGAGGTCCATCTGGCGGTAA